A window from Armatimonadota bacterium encodes these proteins:
- a CDS encoding alpha-L-fucosidase, with product MPGPFKPTMDSLKRYEYPDWFRDAKFGIWAHWGPQSVPMDGDWYARGMYEQGSGHNKYHLAHYGHPSTFGYKDIIPLWKAEKWDPARLMKLYKKAGAKYFVSMGSHHDNFFLWNSKLHAWNSVQMGPKKDVVGIWQREARKNGLKFGVSEHLGASFTWFQASHSADKTGPKAGIPYDGADPQFADLYHVKAEPGDTAWYSNNPKWQRKWYASIKELIDNYHPDLLYSDGAVPFGNEVGLSMIAHFYNTVPNGVYNCKQKSEGRWVEDLERGNMAKIDPHPWQTDTSIGDWFYNRNWKYRPINWVVSMLVDNVSKNGNLLLNVVQRPDGSIDPDVETMLEQMADWIKIHGEAIYGSRPWLVYGEGAPRARGGSFNEDFGYTAKDIRFTTQGPTIYAISLAYPGNDELLVRSLGKTDDPSQNKITSVSLLGYKGKLEWSQSRAGLLVKLPAKRVSNITAGLKIKGKNLKPVPIPIVVQKVEADAKGVLNLAPGLAELHGETIHEEAKDGIPNLGFWFDAKDWASWTVTVPAAGTYRVSASIASLSDGSELAVRAGSQTVVGIAPNTGDWARFKTIELGTFKFDKPGDVVVSVRPKDAATWKAINLRSVVLTPAKEMGR from the coding sequence ATGCCTGGGCCGTTCAAACCGACGATGGACTCGTTGAAGAGGTACGAGTATCCGGATTGGTTTCGCGACGCCAAGTTCGGCATTTGGGCGCATTGGGGGCCGCAGTCGGTGCCGATGGACGGCGATTGGTACGCGCGCGGCATGTACGAGCAGGGCAGCGGCCACAACAAGTACCACCTCGCCCACTACGGCCACCCGTCGACCTTTGGCTATAAGGACATCATTCCGCTCTGGAAGGCCGAGAAGTGGGACCCGGCCCGGCTGATGAAGCTCTACAAGAAGGCGGGCGCGAAGTACTTCGTGAGCATGGGCTCGCACCACGACAACTTCTTCTTGTGGAATTCGAAGCTGCATGCTTGGAACTCGGTCCAAATGGGGCCGAAGAAGGACGTGGTCGGCATCTGGCAGCGCGAGGCCAGGAAGAACGGCCTGAAGTTCGGCGTCTCGGAGCACCTTGGGGCGAGCTTTACTTGGTTTCAAGCGAGCCACAGCGCCGACAAGACCGGTCCGAAAGCGGGAATCCCCTACGACGGCGCCGACCCGCAGTTCGCTGATCTCTACCACGTGAAGGCGGAGCCAGGCGATACCGCCTGGTACAGCAACAATCCGAAGTGGCAGCGAAAGTGGTACGCGAGCATCAAGGAGTTGATCGACAACTACCACCCCGATCTGCTCTATAGCGACGGCGCCGTGCCTTTTGGGAACGAGGTCGGGCTCAGCATGATCGCCCATTTCTACAACACAGTCCCGAACGGGGTTTACAACTGCAAACAGAAGTCGGAGGGGCGGTGGGTCGAGGACCTCGAGCGCGGGAACATGGCAAAGATCGACCCCCACCCATGGCAGACCGATACCTCCATCGGCGACTGGTTCTACAACCGGAATTGGAAATACCGCCCCATCAACTGGGTGGTCAGCATGCTGGTCGACAACGTGAGCAAGAATGGCAACCTCCTGCTCAACGTGGTGCAGCGGCCGGATGGCTCGATCGACCCTGACGTCGAAACCATGCTGGAACAGATGGCGGACTGGATCAAGATCCACGGTGAGGCCATCTACGGCTCTCGGCCCTGGCTGGTCTATGGAGAAGGAGCGCCTCGGGCGCGAGGCGGCTCTTTCAACGAGGACTTTGGCTACACCGCGAAAGACATTCGGTTCACGACGCAAGGTCCTACGATCTATGCGATTTCGCTCGCTTACCCTGGGAACGACGAGCTGCTCGTCAGGTCGCTGGGGAAGACCGACGATCCGTCTCAGAACAAGATTACGAGCGTTTCTTTGCTCGGGTACAAGGGGAAGCTCGAATGGTCGCAAAGCCGTGCGGGATTATTGGTGAAGCTTCCGGCCAAGAGGGTCTCCAATATCACCGCCGGACTGAAGATCAAGGGTAAGAACCTGAAGCCGGTCCCGATACCGATCGTGGTTCAGAAGGTCGAGGCCGATGCCAAGGGTGTCCTGAACCTCGCTCCCGGCCTGGCCGAGCTCCACGGCGAGACGATCCATGAAGAGGCGAAGGACGGCATTCCCAACCTCGGCTTCTGGTTCGACGCGAAGGACTGGGCCTCGTGGACGGTGACGGTCCCGGCCGCCGGGACCTACCGAGTGAGCGCGTCGATCGCCTCTTTGAGCGATGGCTCCGAGCTGGCTGTTCGCGCCGGCTCGCAAACCGTCGTCGGGATCGCGCCGAATACGGGCGACTGGGCAAGGTTCAAGACGATCGAACTCGGGACGTTCAAGTTCGACAAACCGGGCGACGTCGTCGTTTCGGTTCGTCCGAAGGATGCCGCGACCTGGAAAGCGATCAACCTCCGCTCGGTCGTGCTGACGCCGGCCAAGGAGATGGGCCGATGA
- a CDS encoding helix-turn-helix transcriptional regulator — MSRRKAPKVVYAGGYEGTTDFPDHRHAHAWELIYLGEGSIRERIGKEVREMEPGTFILLPPSTVHGDSPNGRYFLYHVLVASEHPLGWPRFGNDLEGEPIRAVLDLLVREWYSNGIQREAVIRHCASMLDVLMKRCAVQAEESQVARNVVATVCGHFRRDFRSSLKVETISRGLNISRSTLFSYFRIVLDRTPQSVLDSIRLEHAVYLLKHSELPIEQVALGSGFCSSSHLGRKLRRAFQMTARQIRESCVEQVP; from the coding sequence ATGAGCCGGCGAAAAGCGCCAAAGGTGGTCTATGCCGGAGGCTATGAGGGCACGACCGACTTTCCAGATCATCGTCATGCGCACGCCTGGGAGCTGATTTACCTCGGCGAAGGCTCGATCAGGGAGAGGATTGGGAAAGAAGTCCGGGAAATGGAACCCGGCACTTTCATTTTGCTTCCCCCGAGTACCGTTCACGGTGATTCCCCGAATGGCCGCTACTTCCTCTATCACGTCCTGGTCGCTTCTGAGCATCCGCTGGGTTGGCCGCGTTTTGGGAATGATCTCGAAGGGGAGCCGATTCGCGCCGTCCTGGACTTGCTCGTCCGCGAATGGTACAGCAACGGAATCCAGCGGGAGGCGGTCATCCGCCATTGCGCATCCATGCTCGATGTCCTGATGAAGCGTTGTGCCGTTCAAGCCGAGGAATCCCAAGTCGCCCGGAATGTCGTCGCCACCGTCTGCGGCCACTTCAGGCGCGATTTCCGCAGTTCGCTCAAGGTGGAGACGATCTCTCGCGGCCTGAACATCTCCAGATCTACCCTCTTTTCATACTTCAGGATAGTCCTGGACCGGACTCCCCAATCGGTGCTCGACAGCATCCGTCTCGAACACGCGGTCTATCTCTTGAAGCACTCGGAACTGCCCATCGAACAGGTCGCTCTCGGTTCGGGCTTCTGCTCTTCTAGCCACCTGGGCCGCAAGCTGCGGCGTGCTTTTCAGATGACCGCCCGCCAGATCCGCGAATCTTGCGTCGAGCAAGTGCCTTGA
- a CDS encoding DUF1848 domain-containing protein translates to MVISASRKTDIPAFYGDWMLNRLDEGYSVMRNSFTRQPKRVSLAREDVDAFVFWTKNPKPFVPALSEIARRGFPFYMHVTVTGYGPPMERSVASWGSVVQCCRRIIDTCGPRTVAWRYDPIVVTEAMTPRWHEENFARIADSFVGISDEVATSFVEPYRKVRQNLDRLTASTGVRWRDPDLEQKSCLVRRLSELASERGMLLRVCSQPLVADGLPEGCCIDPVRLRDVGAILVAPRHAPTRAGCNCIRSVDIGEYDTCPQGCAYCYANRDQETAARNLKENDRTSSCLDGSLQKKQESNAQLRLIV, encoded by the coding sequence GTGGTTATCTCCGCGAGCCGCAAGACCGACATCCCAGCGTTTTACGGCGATTGGATGCTGAATCGGCTTGATGAAGGCTACTCCGTGATGCGAAACTCCTTCACGAGGCAGCCCAAGCGCGTGTCGTTGGCACGTGAAGACGTGGATGCCTTCGTCTTCTGGACCAAGAACCCCAAGCCATTCGTGCCGGCGCTTTCCGAGATCGCGCGCCGCGGGTTCCCTTTCTACATGCACGTCACAGTGACTGGCTATGGCCCGCCGATGGAGCGGTCTGTGGCGAGTTGGGGGTCGGTTGTCCAGTGCTGCCGGAGGATCATTGACACGTGCGGCCCGCGAACGGTTGCGTGGCGCTACGACCCGATCGTCGTTACGGAGGCGATGACTCCGAGGTGGCACGAAGAGAACTTCGCCCGAATCGCCGACTCCTTCGTGGGGATCTCCGACGAAGTGGCGACTTCTTTCGTGGAGCCCTACCGAAAGGTGCGGCAGAACCTGGACCGTTTGACTGCCTCAACCGGGGTCCGATGGCGCGATCCCGATCTGGAGCAGAAAAGTTGCCTCGTTCGACGCCTATCAGAACTGGCAAGCGAGCGAGGAATGCTGCTCAGGGTCTGTTCGCAGCCACTCGTCGCCGATGGTCTTCCGGAAGGGTGTTGCATCGATCCGGTCCGCCTTCGAGACGTGGGTGCCATCTTGGTGGCTCCTCGACACGCTCCCACACGGGCTGGATGCAACTGCATCCGAAGCGTCGATATCGGGGAATACGACACCTGTCCGCAGGGATGTGCCTACTGCTATGCGAATCGTGATCAAGAGACGGCCGCGAGGAATCTGAAGGAGAATGATCGGACATCGTCGTGTCTTGATGGCTCACTTCAGAAGAAGCAGGAGAGCAACGCCCAACTGCGGCTGATCGTGTAA
- a CDS encoding alpha-ketoglutarate-dependent dioxygenase AlkB translates to MEEKNTLPPGIQLLPDYISAEEECELISQVDSGIWSSELSRRVQHYGFRYDYRKRAVDQSMRLGPLPGWLQQLANRLFEGGIFEQAPDQVIINEYLPGQGIAAHVDCEPCFGPVIASLSLCAPVPMVFGDRKTRDVLEVDLPPRSLLLLSGLGRYEWTHSILARKTDTIDGDSRERARRVSLTFRTVIPNQPAS, encoded by the coding sequence ATGGAAGAGAAGAACACGCTGCCTCCCGGCATTCAACTCCTGCCGGACTACATCTCTGCTGAAGAGGAATGCGAACTGATCTCCCAGGTCGATAGCGGCATCTGGTCCAGCGAGCTCTCCCGCCGGGTCCAACATTACGGCTTCCGCTACGACTACCGCAAGCGCGCAGTGGACCAGTCGATGCGGCTCGGGCCGTTGCCGGGCTGGCTCCAGCAGCTGGCCAATCGGCTCTTTGAAGGCGGCATCTTCGAGCAAGCACCTGACCAAGTGATCATCAACGAGTACCTTCCTGGTCAGGGAATTGCCGCGCACGTGGACTGCGAGCCGTGCTTCGGACCCGTCATTGCAAGCCTGTCACTTTGTGCGCCGGTCCCAATGGTCTTTGGAGACCGGAAAACTCGCGACGTGCTCGAGGTTGACCTGCCTCCAAGAAGCCTGCTCCTTCTTTCGGGTCTGGGACGCTACGAATGGACGCATTCGATTCTGGCGCGCAAAACGGACACAATTGATGGCGATTCGAGGGAGCGTGCCAGGCGTGTGTCCCTTACTTTCAGAACGGTGATCCCTAACCAGCCTGCAAGTTGA
- a CDS encoding Ig-like domain-containing protein yields MISALPLLLLAAQAISLDVNTQEGATISGDHDFRVTVKSEKAISQVEFYVGEDLRASDSSTPYEFHLDSLAEGEGAKKVSFIAYTVENESAKKVLNITIDNGVSKGADFHVQRAKDALTVSKWDEAIQAGRIALKAQPGYNPARVVMARAYLAKGVLDSAQRYAEDAVASDAGYREASELLTVINLQRAFNTFHRGTEDPGETLSTVATALKAAATQRKKNLDDTVDAMKTTDAIAYADAAIRAGRYSAAVNALLPAFRAEPTKPAIANRIAYSQVRMSRFAEAYATYNDSRKRQSLDAYGNALTAVIAHNLGSDQLADDAMKEAILSDNEDFGVRSAQVYLAIARNKRDVVSKLARDLALESSMLPEVQYYLTTVYSWSRDFEQSRRAFERCVMAEPAMPDAYVLRANESLNLAIADKAAGSETGDRTKQIEYNFKVAKMFYEAALASRPEAADAMIGLSIIAAQQKDFLTSYKFALAAAAAQPSYAAARYGYAYAAAKRQNDLRGGVEAIRKQSKDGSLTDDQRVQISKMNAEANQIQLVLQAEMKAYGELDKVQLQGRNLPTLEEVQRYFLKSGRLPVMTAPK; encoded by the coding sequence ATGATCTCAGCTCTACCCCTATTGCTCTTGGCCGCTCAGGCGATCAGCCTGGACGTGAACACCCAGGAAGGCGCGACGATCTCGGGCGACCACGATTTTCGTGTCACCGTGAAGTCCGAGAAAGCCATTTCTCAGGTCGAGTTCTATGTGGGTGAGGACCTAAGGGCATCGGATTCGAGCACGCCCTATGAGTTCCACCTGGATTCGCTTGCGGAGGGTGAGGGGGCCAAGAAGGTCTCGTTCATCGCCTACACGGTGGAGAACGAAAGCGCAAAGAAGGTCCTGAACATCACGATCGACAACGGTGTTTCAAAAGGCGCGGACTTCCATGTGCAAAGGGCCAAAGACGCGCTGACGGTCAGCAAGTGGGATGAGGCCATCCAGGCGGGAAGAATTGCGCTCAAGGCGCAGCCCGGCTACAATCCCGCACGCGTGGTGATGGCCCGGGCCTATCTGGCGAAGGGTGTTCTGGATTCAGCTCAGCGCTATGCGGAGGACGCCGTGGCCAGCGACGCGGGCTACCGGGAAGCCAGCGAATTGCTGACGGTGATCAACCTGCAGCGCGCCTTCAACACGTTTCATCGAGGCACCGAGGATCCGGGCGAGACCCTGAGCACCGTCGCCACGGCACTCAAGGCGGCCGCGACCCAGCGAAAGAAGAACCTCGACGACACCGTCGACGCGATGAAGACCACCGACGCCATCGCCTATGCTGACGCGGCCATTAGGGCGGGGCGCTATTCGGCGGCGGTCAACGCGCTGCTCCCGGCATTCCGCGCAGAGCCCACGAAGCCCGCGATCGCAAACCGGATCGCCTATTCCCAGGTTCGAATGTCCAGGTTTGCCGAGGCCTATGCCACCTATAACGACAGCCGGAAGCGCCAGTCTCTCGATGCCTATGGCAATGCGCTGACCGCGGTCATCGCCCACAACCTGGGCAGCGATCAACTGGCCGACGATGCAATGAAAGAGGCCATTCTTTCGGACAACGAGGATTTCGGCGTTCGCTCGGCGCAGGTCTATCTTGCGATTGCACGCAATAAGCGCGACGTCGTCTCCAAACTGGCGCGCGACCTCGCGCTCGAATCGAGCATGCTGCCGGAGGTTCAGTACTACCTGACCACGGTGTACTCGTGGTCGCGGGATTTTGAGCAGTCGCGAAGGGCCTTCGAGCGATGTGTGATGGCCGAGCCGGCGATGCCGGACGCTTACGTGCTGCGCGCTAATGAGTCGCTCAATTTGGCCATTGCCGATAAGGCAGCCGGCTCAGAAACGGGCGACCGGACCAAGCAGATTGAGTACAACTTCAAGGTCGCTAAGATGTTCTATGAGGCGGCGCTGGCCTCGCGGCCTGAGGCGGCGGACGCCATGATCGGACTCTCGATCATTGCAGCCCAGCAAAAGGACTTTTTAACCTCCTACAAGTTCGCGCTCGCGGCGGCGGCGGCTCAGCCCAGCTATGCGGCGGCCCGCTATGGCTATGCCTATGCCGCGGCAAAGAGGCAGAACGACCTTCGCGGCGGCGTGGAAGCGATCCGAAAGCAGAGCAAGGATGGCTCTCTGACCGACGACCAGCGGGTCCAGATCTCCAAGATGAACGCCGAAGCGAACCAGATTCAGCTGGTGCTTCAGGCGGAAATGAAGGCGTACGGCGAGCTCGACAAGGTCCAGCTCCAGGGCCGCAACCTCCCGACGCTGGAAGAAGTGCAAAGGTACTTCCTGAAGTCCGGCCGCCTGCCGGTGATGACCGCGCCGAAGTGA
- a CDS encoding P-II family nitrogen regulator — protein MIKLTCWIRPHRLEPVKAAIAALNVNGMSVSDVRGCGVAPETTSFFGGEEHVIALPLRAKVEVVAPDALKDAIIEAVLKHARTGEPGDGKIIVERVQDAIRIRTGERGEAAI, from the coding sequence ATGATCAAGTTGACCTGCTGGATCAGGCCCCATCGGCTCGAACCGGTCAAAGCCGCGATCGCGGCGCTCAACGTGAACGGGATGAGCGTCTCCGACGTGCGCGGGTGCGGGGTGGCGCCCGAAACCACGAGCTTCTTTGGCGGAGAGGAGCACGTGATCGCCCTTCCATTGCGGGCAAAGGTAGAGGTCGTCGCGCCGGACGCTTTGAAAGATGCGATCATCGAAGCGGTACTAAAGCACGCTCGAACCGGAGAGCCGGGAGACGGTAAGATCATCGTCGAACGGGTGCAAGATGCCATTCGCATCAGGACGGGCGAGCGCGGGGAAGCGGCAATCTAG
- a CDS encoding flagellar basal body-associated FliL family protein has product MSDKSMKAEEAVEDGGKKKKGGKLPIILALVLLLGGGGFFAMKMKAKGAAKEPEIKLGEIVPIPEILVNLQGGETYARAEIFVQLKEGYKKEEFDRLLQTVREAAQLVINSHTESEVATYDGKMALKKELAEAINAVLAEGDKEHQSEPAGPEKKNQEGGSKVQESHADPKKAEEKKKKKGHESWDSETGPVLKVILASFATQ; this is encoded by the coding sequence ATGTCTGACAAGAGCATGAAAGCTGAAGAGGCCGTCGAAGACGGCGGGAAGAAGAAGAAGGGCGGGAAGCTTCCGATCATCCTGGCTCTGGTGCTGCTGCTTGGCGGTGGTGGGTTCTTTGCCATGAAAATGAAGGCCAAGGGGGCTGCAAAGGAACCCGAGATCAAGCTCGGAGAGATCGTGCCGATCCCGGAGATTCTGGTCAATCTGCAAGGGGGCGAGACCTATGCGAGGGCGGAGATCTTCGTCCAGCTCAAGGAAGGTTACAAGAAGGAAGAGTTCGACAGGCTGCTGCAAACGGTCCGCGAGGCGGCACAGCTTGTCATCAACAGCCACACCGAGTCCGAAGTGGCCACCTATGACGGCAAGATGGCGCTCAAGAAGGAGCTTGCGGAGGCCATAAACGCGGTGCTGGCAGAAGGGGACAAGGAACACCAGAGCGAGCCCGCGGGACCAGAAAAGAAGAACCAAGAGGGTGGTTCGAAGGTCCAGGAATCCCACGCGGACCCCAAGAAAGCAGAGGAGAAGAAGAAGAAGAAGGGCCACGAGTCCTGGGACAGTGAGACGGGGCCGGTCCTCAAGGTCATCTTGGCATCGTTCGCCACGCAGTAG
- a CDS encoding Hpt domain-containing protein has product MIDPDRLQECARGDKAVAKEMLEEFADLLCEEMGKLDRIVSSANWREARYVAHAIRGASASVGAEGIWETACRMEQYARDEDAPAIEATLIELGRQASKFLSWYELPVRVA; this is encoded by the coding sequence ATGATCGATCCAGACAGGCTGCAAGAATGCGCCCGGGGCGACAAAGCCGTCGCCAAGGAAATGCTGGAAGAGTTTGCCGATCTGCTTTGCGAAGAGATGGGCAAGCTGGACCGGATCGTCTCCTCGGCGAACTGGCGTGAAGCCCGCTACGTCGCCCATGCGATCCGAGGGGCCAGCGCTTCCGTTGGGGCCGAAGGCATCTGGGAGACGGCTTGCCGCATGGAGCAATACGCCCGCGACGAAGACGCCCCGGCCATCGAGGCCACTCTGATCGAGCTCGGCCGACAGGCTTCCAAGTTCTTGAGCTGGTACGAGCTTCCTGTCCGCGTGGCTTAG
- a CDS encoding FAD-dependent oxidoreductase codes for MPGMKCDLLIVGGGVGGCAAALAAARMGLRVVMSEETAWIGGQLTSQGVPPDEHPWIEHFGCTASYREFREKVRALFQESPGLSPAAKSDLRANPGGGWVSKLCAPPALYHRALQAMFEPYLAHESIQVLLHHLPSGAEVRGDRIQSVTLLDQSTGAQTTIEATTFIDATETGELLPRVGAEFVTGAESRQETGEPHAVDGPAQPDNVQGFTWCFAMGYDSVGEHVIEKPAQYERWKSYRPKDWPGPLLGWVYPNPITLKPTVLPLFAEPGGIGLFDYRQIVDASKFDSGARAESATLVNWPQNDYFEGNLLDAPESEKNRALEESRQLSLSLLYWLQTEAPRPDGGAGYPGLRLRPDLIGTADGLAMTPYIRESRRIKAQFTVLEQHVSSNLNPGRKVAEPFWDSVGVGAYRIDLHPSTSGAGYIDIGSLPFEIPLGALIPVRMENLIAGAKNIGTTHITNGCYRLHPVEWAIGEAAGRYASLCGAEPVQYWHGLRDALKEWLNLGVWSSVPRHWPDAIAQAFPDPGLRELGPL; via the coding sequence ATGCCAGGCATGAAGTGCGACCTGCTCATCGTGGGGGGCGGCGTCGGGGGGTGCGCCGCTGCGCTTGCCGCTGCTCGGATGGGGCTCAGGGTCGTGATGAGCGAGGAAACGGCCTGGATCGGGGGCCAACTCACGAGCCAGGGCGTCCCTCCGGACGAACACCCGTGGATCGAGCACTTCGGGTGTACCGCGAGCTATCGCGAGTTCCGAGAAAAGGTGCGCGCGTTGTTTCAGGAGTCCCCGGGCCTGTCGCCGGCCGCGAAGAGCGACCTGCGGGCCAACCCCGGAGGCGGTTGGGTGAGCAAGCTCTGCGCGCCGCCTGCACTGTATCACCGCGCCCTTCAAGCCATGTTCGAGCCGTACCTGGCCCACGAAAGCATCCAGGTCTTGCTCCATCACCTGCCGTCCGGCGCGGAGGTGCGCGGAGACCGGATCCAGTCGGTCACCTTGCTCGACCAGTCTACTGGGGCGCAAACGACCATAGAGGCGACGACCTTCATCGACGCCACCGAAACCGGCGAGCTCCTGCCTAGGGTCGGCGCGGAGTTTGTGACTGGCGCGGAATCGCGACAAGAGACCGGCGAACCCCATGCCGTCGACGGTCCGGCCCAGCCGGACAACGTCCAGGGCTTCACCTGGTGCTTTGCGATGGGCTACGACTCCGTGGGTGAGCACGTCATAGAGAAGCCCGCGCAGTATGAGCGATGGAAGAGCTATCGGCCCAAGGATTGGCCAGGGCCGTTGCTGGGCTGGGTTTACCCCAACCCCATCACCCTGAAGCCAACTGTACTGCCTCTCTTTGCGGAACCAGGCGGCATCGGCCTTTTCGATTACCGCCAAATCGTGGACGCAAGCAAGTTCGATTCCGGCGCGCGAGCCGAGAGCGCTACACTCGTCAACTGGCCCCAGAACGACTATTTCGAAGGGAACTTGCTCGACGCTCCCGAAAGCGAAAAGAACCGGGCTCTGGAGGAGTCAAGGCAGCTTTCGCTTAGCCTGCTCTATTGGCTTCAGACCGAAGCGCCGAGGCCCGATGGGGGCGCCGGCTATCCGGGGCTGAGGTTGAGACCGGACCTGATTGGGACGGCTGACGGCCTGGCGATGACGCCGTACATTCGCGAGTCAAGGAGGATCAAGGCGCAGTTCACGGTGTTGGAGCAGCATGTGTCGAGCAATCTGAATCCTGGACGCAAAGTGGCGGAGCCTTTCTGGGACTCGGTGGGTGTCGGCGCCTACAGGATCGACCTGCACCCGAGCACGTCCGGCGCAGGCTACATCGACATTGGGTCTTTGCCGTTCGAAATCCCGTTGGGTGCGCTGATCCCGGTTCGGATGGAGAACCTGATTGCGGGGGCGAAGAATATCGGGACCACGCACATCACGAACGGCTGCTACCGCCTCCACCCCGTCGAGTGGGCGATCGGCGAGGCGGCGGGAAGGTACGCATCCCTGTGTGGAGCCGAGCCGGTCCAGTACTGGCATGGCCTTCGAGATGCCCTTAAGGAGTGGCTGAATTTGGGGGTCTGGTCCAGCGTGCCCCGGCACTGGCCGGACGCGATCGCGCAGGCCTTTCCTGATCCTGGGCTTCGTGAGTTGGGGCCGTTGTAG
- a CDS encoding winged helix DNA-binding domain-containing protein: protein MDASKLRAWWSNRQGLDGSLSCASPAEVLARSGWARSVGGSNPYLTLFARAGTSVADAEAANARLEIGETPSARGCTYFLPAGDFALGLRVAEPFGGSTELATARKLGVTDSEIDALCRAAYEALLKEQLDPKALRDRLGSAVRNLGEEGKKRGLQTTLPLATGILQRDGKIVRIPINGRLDTQRFAYRAWPEGPPKEGWPTAEDAAVQLARRYWEWIGPATVEQFRWFSGFGVGAAARALEPLALQPISEGSAFLLLPGQVQAFHDFGVPHEPSYALVSSLDSLVLLRRDLASLIEPADSARDVFAEKGTRQIGHLLDLPSNGIFDRGRLIGLWEYDPFEKELVVQIWAESADDLSGKGSSRRNAPEALREAIDRTEAYVRAQLGDARSFSLDSPGSRKPLLAALRGWPQPGNA, encoded by the coding sequence ATGGACGCGAGCAAGCTTCGTGCGTGGTGGTCCAACCGGCAGGGATTGGACGGATCGCTGAGCTGCGCGAGCCCCGCCGAGGTCTTGGCAAGGAGCGGTTGGGCGCGCTCGGTTGGCGGAAGCAACCCCTACCTGACGCTGTTCGCGCGTGCGGGGACCTCGGTCGCCGACGCCGAGGCCGCCAACGCGCGCCTTGAGATCGGCGAGACCCCGAGCGCGCGGGGCTGCACCTATTTCCTCCCCGCCGGGGACTTTGCGCTTGGCCTGCGGGTCGCCGAGCCGTTTGGTGGCTCGACGGAACTGGCAACCGCTCGAAAGCTGGGGGTTACGGACTCAGAGATCGACGCCCTATGCCGCGCTGCGTATGAGGCCCTGCTCAAGGAGCAGTTGGACCCCAAAGCGCTGAGAGATCGATTGGGGAGCGCTGTGCGAAACTTGGGCGAGGAAGGCAAGAAGCGGGGTCTGCAGACCACCTTGCCGCTGGCGACCGGGATATTGCAGCGCGACGGCAAGATCGTGCGGATCCCCATCAACGGGCGGCTGGACACCCAGCGGTTCGCCTATCGAGCTTGGCCGGAGGGGCCCCCGAAGGAGGGCTGGCCGACAGCGGAGGACGCGGCCGTGCAGCTTGCCAGGAGGTATTGGGAGTGGATCGGCCCGGCCACCGTGGAGCAGTTCAGGTGGTTCTCAGGGTTTGGCGTGGGAGCGGCGGCTCGGGCACTAGAGCCTCTCGCCCTCCAACCCATCTCCGAAGGGTCTGCTTTTCTCCTCCTGCCTGGCCAAGTACAGGCGTTTCACGACTTTGGGGTCCCGCACGAGCCGAGCTACGCCCTGGTGAGCAGCCTAGACTCCCTGGTCTTACTTCGACGGGACCTTGCCAGCCTGATTGAGCCGGCCGATTCGGCCCGCGACGTGTTTGCCGAGAAGGGGACCCGCCAGATCGGGCATCTGTTGGACCTTCCCAGCAACGGCATCTTCGACCGGGGCCGGCTGATCGGGCTCTGGGAATACGATCCGTTTGAAAAAGAGCTGGTCGTGCAGATCTGGGCCGAATCGGCCGACGACCTCAGCGGCAAAGGCAGCAGCCGACGTAACGCGCCGGAGGCGCTTAGGGAGGCCATCGACCGGACCGAGGCTTACGTTCGCGCCCAGCTCGGAGACGCTCGTTCCTTCAGCCTCGACAGTCCCGGAAGCCGCAAGCCATTGCTGGCCGCCTTGAGGGGATGGCCGCAACCCGGCAACGCTTGA